Proteins found in one Larimichthys crocea isolate SSNF chromosome I, L_crocea_2.0, whole genome shotgun sequence genomic segment:
- the LOC109141258 gene encoding speckle-type POZ protein, translated as MSRVPSPPPPAEMSSGPVAESWCYTQIKVVKFSYMWTINNFSFCREEMGEVIKSSTFSSGANDKLKWCLRVNPKGLDEESKDYLSLYLLLVSCPKAEVRAKFKFSILNAKGEETKAMESQRAYRFVQGKDWGFKKFIRRDFLLDEANGLLPDDKLTLFCEVSVVQDSVNISGQNTMNMVKVPDCRLADELGGLWENSRFTDCSLCVAGQEFQAHKAILAARSPVFSAMFEHEMEESKKNRVEINDVEPEVFKEMMCFIYTDKAPNLDKMADDLLAAADKYALERLKVMCEDALCTSLSVENAAEILILADLHSADQLKTQAVDFINYHAAEVMETAGWKSMVDSHPHLVAEAYRSLASAQCPFLGPPRKRLKQS; from the exons ATGTCAAGAGTCCCGAGTCCCCCTCCCCCTGCGGAAATGTCCAGCGGGCCTGTGGCCGAGAGCTGGTGTTACACACAG ATCAAAGTGGTGAAGTTCTCTTACATGTGGACCATCAACAACTTCAGCTTCTGTCGTGAGGAGATGGGCGAGGTCATCAAGAGCTCCACCTTCTCTTCTGGGGCCAATGACAAGCTGAAATG GTGTTTGCGGGTCAATCCCAAGGGGCTGGATGAGGAGAGCAAAGACTACCTGTCTCTCTACCTGCTGCTGGTCAGCTGTCCGAAGGCCGAGGTGCGCGCCAAGTTCAAGTTCTCCATCCTCAACGCCAAGGGAGAGGAGACCAAAGCCATGG AAAGCCAGAGGGCATATCGTTTTGTCCAGGGGAAAGACTGGGGCTTTAAGAAGTTCATCCGGAGAGACTTTCTCCTAGATGAGGCCAACGGTCTTCTACCTGACGACAAGCTCACGCTCTTCTGTGAG GTGAGTGTGGTGCAGGACTCGGTCAACATATCTGGACAGAACACCATGAACATGGTGAAGGTGCCTGACTGCCGGCTAGCAGATGAGCTGGGAGGCCTGTGGGAGAACTCCCGCTTCACAGACTGCTCCCTGTGTGTGGCCGGCCAGGAGTTTCAAGCCCACAAAGCCATCCTGGCAG CACGTTCCCCTGTATTCAGCGCCATGTTTGAGCATGAGATGGAAGAGAGCAAAAAG AACCGCGTGGAGATCAACGACGTGGAGCCGGAGGTTTTCAAAGAGATGATGTGCTTCATTTACACAGACAAGGCTCCCAACCTGGACAAGATGGCTGATGACTTGCTGGCAGCAGCCGACAAG TACGCTCTGGAACGACTGAAGGTGATGTGCGAGGACGCGCTGTGTACCAGTCTGTCTGTGGAAAATGCCGCTGAGATCCTCATCCTGGCTGACCTGCACAGTGCCGACCAGCTCAAAACACAGGCCGTCGACTTCATCAACTA CCATGCTGCAGAGGTGATGGAGACAGCAGGTTGGAAGTCCATGGTGGACTCTCATCCTCACCTGGTGGCCGAAGCCTACCGCTCCCTGGCGTCGGCTCAGTGCCCTTTCCTCGGACCCCCACGCAAGCGCCTCAAACAATCCTAA
- the LOC109141262 gene encoding neurexophilin-1, with the protein MEMYARHCFVWILLKGTFCLLVLGQHRGSFTFTKRESPELNRDQDPSSQKNWASQTRSLIQNSKLPISPFIPLSKQGLLEILEGKSQSYSNPSLKIKLSPIMKVHGTSKFSRTFSWGDFYSNIKTVKLNLLIMGKIVDHGNGSLGVYFRHNSTGVGNVSVSLVPPMKEVEFDLERQSVVNPKDSKTFNCRVDYEKTERNKKVILCNYDPSKTCAQEQTQSHVTWMCSKPFQVICVYVSFYSTDYRLVQKVCPDYSYQNPGVNLPTG; encoded by the exons ATGGAGATGTACGCCAGGCATTGCTTCGTTTGGATACTTCTAAAAGGAACCTTCTGTTTG TTGGTTCTTGGACAACATCGTGGCAGCTTCACCTTCACCAAGAGAGAATCACCTGAACTCAACAGAGATCAAGACCCTTCTTCACAGAAAAACTGGGCGTCCCAGACTAGGAGTTTGATCCAGAACAGCAAACTACCCATCAGTCCTTTTATTCCTCTGTCAAAGCAGGGACTTCTGGAAATACTCGAAGGAAAGTCACAGTCATACTCAAACCCGTCCTTAAAGATAAAGCTGAGTCCCATCATGAAAGTTCATGGAACATCTAAATTCTCCAGGACGTTCAGTTGGGGGGACTTTTACTCAAATAtcaaaactgtcaaactgaatTTGCTGATAATGGGCAAAATTGTGGATCACGGGAACGGCTCTCTTGGAGTCTACTTCCGCCACAACTCCACAGGTGTGGGCAACGTCTCTGTCAGCCTTGTCCCACCTATGAAAGAGGTGGAGTTTGATCTGGAGCGCCAAAGTGTAGTCAACCCTAAAGACTCAAAGACGTTCAACTGTAGGGTGGACTATGAGAAAACTGAACGCAACAAAAAGGTGATTCTGTGCAACTATGACCCGTCCAAGACGTGTGCTCAGGAGCAGACCCAGAGCCACGTCACCTGGATGTGCTCCAAACCTTTCCAGGTCATATGCGTCTACGTGTCTTTCTACAGCACAGACTACAGACTGGTCCAAAAAGTCTGTCCAGACTACAGCTACCAGAATCCAGGAGTCAACCTGCCCACAGGTTAA
- the LOC104935468 gene encoding alpha-tectorin: MAHPIMLPVLLLGMIRPLYPISGTEIDRSDDGGSPKITLQRSYVYFGQAYNQIFVNQNGHLTFFGIWSSFIPQKFPLHGSKDVIAPFWTDLDNRESGYVYYNQYTSGIVLQQATQDINDYFPTLNFNANWVFVATWYEVAYFPNSGTAGYDTINSTHHFTIPGSFSSNATGSKSTFRWSSNVNKPGRWAFRTDHGTRGCIFNEQCGGGLPYYRVEGKNEHLSSSRVSWTRLVKVYVYNETIELVKGRRGEAKVNGIFLATPIYLNNGTVQVYESGFSVIISTDFGLEVSYNKYYRLRISVPYTYQNATCGLCGNFNNIPGDDFRTPQGEVVDSDVDFANSWKASGDDEPGCEPVCAGLDCAACTRDQTALYSDNAYCGILLSESGPFAACHQRLPPEAFVQSCVFDLCVAGGYQPILCQALTTYASQCQQIGIQVPSWRRQGFCEIPCPSNSHFESQGTGCPATCVNPNSTQDCPLPAQESCICNSGYILSAGVCVPHSECGCTFEGRYYRSGETVIPDEDCRRRCSCSYGSMTCHSHGCDPLESCKVVDGKRGCRPNSYAACSIRGPGSYQTFDGLTYQYPGACRLILAKVMGMSSHNHFSVTIEKTPRGLQGFDTLLKIEVEDSQVSIMSSSIVQVDGQKIRLPFSLASNRIQIYHSSIHSIILRTAFGVTVETDGSHIVHVTAPSIYNGSLGGLCGNYNGHPGDDFRTPNGILVNSSQVFGDSWRNGSLTAECVKSTIIIGTDCPPNSHYDLCGSPCPSTCPSLSFPFTCITVCKEGCFCDDGFVLDGNRCVRPTDCGCYHQERYVQAGEQFWDGEECQNLCTCNGTTAAVNCIPSSCGPQESCRVVEGEFGCHHKPNGICSASGDPHYLTFDGKAYDFQGTCRYVLATPCNATDNLPQFSVEAKNEPWFGLPFSSTEEVFVNVSGYQVHLSGSSNGVVQVNGITKNLPINLNGGHLSINAKGSETFVSADFGLTVTYNGWRVSISVPPIYSGKTCGLCGNFNGNPNDDFHTPTGIIVTTPDEFGKSWKVAGNYTCSDGCGSSCPQCTNDLPARAQCAVIQAADGPLSFCHEQVDPAPYFNDCVFDVCVSGNGLCESIETYVRACQSANVPIYPWRQNTTCRITCLENEHYELCGTDCGRTCGRSNRASCGIDCSEGCFCDREFFRSGTRCVPLENCGCQRDGEYYNAGESFWTDGCTQRCECHGPNDLRCSAASCTPLQKCTIRNGQLGCFGDFTTCTVWGDPHYITFDGATAHFQGTCSYIIAESVNHHANETQFHVTATNNHRGNNRVSFVSAVDISLLSLIKRERAHIRIGPNKRVKVNGREVSLPTTAGTLAQVERQGNDIEVHAEDLIVQFDGQSILLVRVGQNRQNRVSGMCGNFNNNPADDKVLPNGTLAQNDCEFGHSWKSSTSQPGCGSTDVDICGGWDDCRFIEEYSELCSVITNTSGPFSSCHLHSDPQPFFDSCVYDLCLYTPANGMLCAAVAAYERTCSVLGLNITEWRSALQCAETDPCEQLNCTEYEWCGEKDGVYGCFCDEHYRPNNESYDSSITCLGSSGTISLSRCQLFEAGFHPSSLHLQDFTCKGTLEDGRLIFHFNNKDQLCGTVLKSNGSHFSYVNSIQADDGINIQLVFCCEYPLTQALSMDIGINPVESFVKKKLPIGHGHYHLRIIPYHDAHFSAPLTSPINVEMEIGERLYVEVRAEGVDEQQVAAVVDSCWATPLDNASCPIRRDLIMNKCPDSTDDTVELFQNGNSTVAQFSFKIFSFTNFPSIYLHCQIHLCLLRNNCTVNCNTDHNRGKRDVSYYDTVMLSLGPLRYTTK; encoded by the exons ATGGCACATCCCATCATGCTGCCTGTGCTACTTTTGGGGATGATAA GACCCCTCTACCCAATATCTGGAACTGAAATTGACCGATCAGATGATGGAGGTTCTCCTAAGATAACCCTGCAACGATCATATGTCTATTTTGGGCAGGCATATAATCAaattttt gtCAACCAGAATGGACACCTGACATTTTTTGGTATATGGAGTAGTTTCATTCCTCAAAAGTTTCCATTGCATGGATCTAAAGACGTCATCGCTCCATTCTGGACAGATTTGGACAACAGAGAATCTGGCTATGTCTACTACAACCAATACACCAGTGGAATTGTTCTACAACAAGCTACACAGGacataaatgattattttccaaCCTTGAACTTCAATGCCAACTGGGTGTTTGTTGCAACATGGTATGAGGTGGCCTACTTTCCAAATTCAGGAACG GCTGGCTATGACACAATAAACTCCACCCACCATTTCACAATTCCTGGATCATTCTCTAGCAATGCTACAGGCAGTAAGTCAACTTTTCGCTGGAGTAGCAATGTCAATAAACCTGGTCGCTGGGCTTTCCGAACAGACCATGGAACAAGAGGCTGCATTTTCAATG AA CAATGCGGTGGAGGGCTGCCCTACTATAGAGTAGAGGGCAAGAATGAGCACCTAAGCAGTAGTCGAGTTTCCTGGACACGACTGGTCAAAGTGTATGTCTACAATGAAACCATTGAGCTTGTCAAGGGACGTCGTGGCGAGGCCAAG GTTAATGGAATCTTTCTGGCCACTCCGATCTATCTCAACAATGGCACTGTCCAAGTTTATGAGTCAGGTTTTTCTGTGATCATCAGTACTGACTTTGGCTTGGAGGTGTCTTATAACAAATATTATCGTCTCAGGATCAGTGTTCCCTACACTTACCAGAATGCAACATGTGGCCTGTGTGGAAATTTTAACAATATTCCTGGGGATGACTTCCGAACCCCCCAAGGTGAGGTTGTGGACTCTGATGTTGATTTTGCCAACAGCTGGAAAGCATCAGGGGATGATGAACCTGGTTGTGAGCCGGTGTGTGCAGGTCTGGACTGTGCTGCATGCACTAGGGATCAGACAGCTTTATACAGTGACAATGCCTATTGTGGTATCCTCCTGAGTGAATCTGGACCTTTTGCTGCTTGCCATCAACGACTTCCCCCAGAGGCATTTGTGcaaagctgtgtgtttgatCTGTGTGTAGCAGGAGGGTATCAACCCATTCTGTGCCAAGCCCTAACTACGTATGCCAGTCAATGTCAACAGATTGGTATACAGGTGCCAAGCTGGAGGAGACAGGGTTTCTGTG AAATCCCTTGTCCATCCAACAGCCACTTTGAATCCCAAGGCACAGGATGTCCAGCTACCTGTGTCAACCCCAATTCTACCCAGGACTGCCCTCTTCCAGCCCAGGAGAGCTGCATCTGCAATTCAGGCTACATCCTTAGTGCTGGGGTCTGTGTCCCTCATTCTGAGTGTGGCTGCACATTTGAGGGTCGCTACTACCGCTCTGGAGAAACTGTAATACCAGACGAGGACTGTAGGAGACGTTGTAGCTGCAGTTATGGCTCCATGACCTGTCACTCTCATGGATGTGACCCACTAGAGTCTTGCAAGGTGGTGGATGGAAAAAGAGGATGCAGACCTAACAGCTATGCAGCATGCTCGATAAGGGGCCCAGGGTCATATCAAACATTTGATGGACTGACATACCAGTATCCTGGTGCATGTCGTTTGATCCTTGCCAAAGTAATGGGTATGTCAAGTCACAACCACTTTTCGGTGACAATAGAAAAAACACCCAGAGGCCTGCAGGGCTTTGACACGTTGTTGAAGATTGAGGTAGAGGATTCACAGGTGTCCATTATGTCTAGTAGCATTGTACAG GTTGACGGTCAGAAGATCAGACTACCATTCAGCTTAGCGTCCAACCGAATCCAAATCTACCACAGCAGCATTCACAGTATCATCCTTCGCACTGCCTTTGGTGTAACTGTGGAGACAGATGGGTCTCACATTGTGCATGTTACTGCACCCAGTATCTACAATGGCTCACTAGGTGGACTCTGTGGTAATTACAATGGTCACCCAGGTGATGACTTCCGCACACCCAATGGCATCCTGGTCAACAGCTCTCAGGTCTTTGGAGACAGCTGGAGAAATGGCTCCCTTACTGCAGAGTGTGTAAAGTCCACAATAATTATTG gtACAGACTGCCCTCCAAACAGTCATTATGACCTCTGTGGAAGCCCTTGCCCTTCCACCTGCCCAAGCCTCTCTTTCCCCTTCACCTGTATTACTGTGTGCAAGGAAGGTTGCTTCTGTGATGATGGTTTTGTCCTCGATGGCAACCGGTGTGTGCGACCAACAGACTGCGGATGCTACCACCAAGAACGCTATGTACAAGCTGGTGAACAGTTCTGGGATGGTGAGGAATGTCAGAACTTGTGTACATGTAATGGCACCACTGCGGCAGTCAACTGTATCCCCAGCTCCTGTGGTCCCCAGGAGTCCTGCCGTGTGGTAGAGGGCGAGTTTGGCTGCCATCACAAACCGAATGGCATCTGCTCTGCCTCTGGTGACCCCCACTACCTCACCTTTGATGGAAAGGCCTATGACTTTCAGGGAACCTGCCGCTACGTTCTGGCAACCCCTTGTAATGCCACTGATAATCTCCCCCAGTTTTCAGTGGAAGCTAAGAATGAGCCTTGGTTTGGGTTGCCATTTTCAAGCACAGAAGAGGTTTTTGTGAATGTGTCGGGCTATCAAGTGCACCTATCGGGGTCGAGCAATGGTGTTGTACAG GTGAATGGAATAACCAAAAATCTACCTATTAATTTGAATGGAGGTCATCTTTCAATCAATGCAAAAGGATCTGAAACATTTGTCAGTGCTGATTTTGGTCTGACTGTCACATATAATGGATGGAGAGTGTCTATCTCTGTACCCCCAATTTACAG TGGAAAAACATGTGGACTTTGTGGAAACTTCAATGGAAATCCAAATGATGACTTCCACACCCCAACTGGAATTATTGTCACCACTCCAGATGAGTTTGGGAAATCTTGGAAGGTGGCAGGCAACTATACCTGCAGTGATGGGTGTGGGTCCTCCTGCCCACAATGTACCAATGATCTGCCTGCTAGAGCCCAATGTGCAGTGATTCAAGCAGCTGATGGCCCCTTAAGCTTCTGCCATGAGCAGGTGGACCCAGCACCATATtttaatgactgtgtgtttgatgtttgtgtgtcggGAAATGGTCTATGTGAATCCATTGAAACATATGTCAGAGCCTGTCAATCTGCTAATGTTCCAATCTACCCTTGGAGACAAAACACCACCTGCA GAATTACCTGTTTGGAAAACGAGCATTATGAGCTGTGTGGTACTGACTGTGGCAGAACCTGTGGCAGAAGCAATAGAGCCAGCTGTGGAATCGATTGCTCAGAGGGATGTTTCTGTGACAGAGAGTTTTTCAGGAGTGGGACGAGATGTGTCCCTCTGGAAAACTGTGGCTGTCAGCGTGACGGTGAATACTATAAT gcTGGTGAGTCGTTCTGGACAGATGGTTGCACTCAGCGATGTGAGTGCCATGGTCCCAATGACCTGCGCTGTTCTGCTGCATCTTGCACTCCTTTACAAAAGTGCACCATCAGAAATGGCCAGCTGGGTTGTTTTGGGGATTTCACTACTTGCACTGTGTGGGGTGACCCACACTACATCACCTTTGATGGGGCAACAGCTCATTTTCAGGGCACATGCTCTTACATCATTGCTGAGAGTGTGAACCACCACGCCAATGAAACCCAGTTTCATGTAACAGCCACCAACAATCATCGAGGCAACAACCGTGTGTCATTTGTATCAGCAGTTGATATATCCCTTTTAAGTCTGATAAAGAGAGAGCGTGCACACATCAGGATTGGACCCAACAAAAGAGTAAAG GTAAATGGAAGGGAGGTATCTCTTCCCACCACTGCAGGAACCTTAGCTCAGGTGGAAAGACAGGGAAATGACATAGAGGTTCATGCAGAAGACTTGATAGTCCAGTTTGATGGCCAGAGCATTTTACTGGTCAGAGTAGGCCAAAATCGTCAAAACAGAGTCAGTGGGATGTGTGGAAACTTCAACAATAACCCTGCAGATGACAAAGTATTGCCCAATGGAACACTGGCACAAAATGACTGTGAATTTGGACACAGCTGGAAGTCATCCACAAGCCAACCAGG ATGTGGATCCAcagatgttgacatttgtggtggATGGGATGACTGTCGCTTTATAGAAGAATACTCTGAGCTCTGCAGTGTCATCACCAACACTAGTGGTCCATTCAGTTCCTGTCACCTGCACTCTGACCCCCAGCCATTTTTCGATTCCTGTGTCTATGATCTCTGCCTCTACACTCCGGCTAATGGCATGCTTTGCGCTGCTGTGGCAGCCTATGAGAGAACCTGCTCTGTTTTAGGGCTGAACATCACGGAGTGGCGCTCAGCTTTGCAATGTG CTGAGACAGATCCCTGTGAACAGCTGAACTGCACAGAGTATGAGTGGTGCGGTGAGAAGGATGGTGTTTATGGCTGCTTCTGTGATGAACATTACCGGCCCAACAATGAAAGCTATG ACTCTTCCATCACTTGTTTAGGTAGTTCAGGCACAATCTCCCTGTCACGCTGTCAGCTGTTTGAAGCTGGCTTCCATCCTAGTTCCCTTCATCTCCAAGACTTCACCTGTAAAGGGACTCTTGAGGACGGACGACTGATCTTCCACTTTAACAATAAGGACCAGCTGTGTGGGACAGTTCTCAAG AGCAATGGGTCCCACTTCAGCTACGTGAACTCCATCCAGGCCGATGATGGCATAAACATTCAGCTGGTTTTCTGCTGTGAATACCCTCTGACTCAGGCCCTGTCTATGGATATAGGCATCAACCCAGTAGAGAG ctTTGTAAAGAAGAAGCTTCCAATTGGCCATGGTCACTATCATTTGAGAATAATCCCATACCATGACGCTCACTTCAGCGCCCCGCTAACCAGTCCCATCAACGTAGAAATGGAAATAGGGGAGAGATTGTATGTGGAGGTGCGGGCAGAAGGAGTCGATGAACAGCAGGTCGCCGCTGTTGTGGACTCTTGTTGGGCCACCCCACTCGACAATGCCAGCTGCCCTATCCGCCGGGATCTCATTATGAATAA GTGTCCTGATTCAACGGATGATACTGTTGAGCTGTTTCAGAATGGCAATTCCACTGTGGCTCAATTCTCCTTCAAGATTTTCTCTTTCACCAATTTTCCGTCCATCTACCTTCACTGCCAAATCCACCTGTGCCTTTTGAGGAACAACTGCACAGTT AATTGCAACACCGATCAcaacagaggaaagagagacgtATCCTACTATGACACTGTAATGCTGTCACTTGGACCTCTGAGATACACg acaaaataa